A segment of the Methanothermococcus thermolithotrophicus DSM 2095 genome:
TTTGAGCCTCAAAAGAAGGAATATGTTCGCAGTCGTCCAAATTCCTCATTGAAAATCTTCTGTTTTCATCATCAATTAAATTAAATCCCTTAAATTCAACATCAACCATGTTGGCCATTATAAGGTCTTTTGAGTATTCGTCCAAATTCTTATAAATATCGTTCAAAATTCTTTTAACCATCTCTTTTGAGTCCATTTTTTCACCAAAAAGTGTTTATCCGCCTTCCCTTAAATACCATCCTTTATCAATAACATTCTTGATCATTTTACCATCATAATTTCCAATTCCCAAGAATTCCATGTTTTTATTAAATACTACTACTTTACCATGACCTTTTAACTCTAAAATCGATGATTTAAATATATCCCTACCATAAAGAAAGAGATTTTCCCCTTTTTTATTCACAACAGCGTAATTTTTAACTATATCTTTGGAAATAATGGACATTCCTTCTAAAGATAATAAAAATTTATTTTTTCCATTTTTGGTAACTATTTCTCCAAAAATCACTCCTGCGTTGTAAATATCTTTAAAGTTTTTTAGACTCTTTAAAACATCCCTACCTGCGTAGATAACGTTTATCTGTTTTCCTCCCAAAGCCCACAGATTCCCATATTGAAAATCTTCAGCGTTTTTTAAGTATTTCTTTAGTTCATCTTTTATTAGCTGAATCTCAGCTTTTTTTAAACGCCTGTGTTTCATAATTCACCTTTTATCTTTTGGTGCGTATTATTGCATATTACATATATTTTTATTCTTCCCTATTTATTCTAGATAATGTTTTCCCCACATAGCTATTTATTCTTTCGTCAATATTTTTCCTTAGACTCTCAATCACTTCCATATTTTTATCACTTATTTTTATTTCTTCATCAACATAAGGCGTGTTTTTAAGCTCCTTTTTTCCCTGTAGTACTTCAACATCTGAAAATGTGCCAAGTAAATCCCTACCTGTTGAAAGTATTTCTTTTTCTACGGTAATTCCTTCTTTTTTTCCAAACATGCTAAAAAGCGGAAATTTAGTTATGGTGTTTGAACCGGACATTACAAGAGGTCCGATATTGGTTAGTTTATCAACCCAAGTTCCAGTTACTATTTTCATCTTTGGAAAGTTTATTCTAACAGAGGAAACCCAATTCATATACTCCAGGGTGGTTATTGAAGTTTTTCCTTGGAAAATTGTATTTTTTTGAGGGTTTAATGAGTAAAATGTTATTCTGTCCAATTCCAGCTCTTCAATTAAATTCAGTAGTTCTCCAATATCCTCTTCTTTTTCACCCAATCCAAGAATTATGGTTATTCCAGTTTTTAAACCTGCATCTTTTGCCTTTAAAAGCATTTCCTTTGTTTTATCCAAGGGTTTTTGAGGGCATAAATAATTGTGCAGTTCTTCATTTACAGTTTCGACAGCTCCAACGACACCTTCAATAACATCCAAATTTAAATTTTCAAAATCGACTATACCTACATTTAGATATTGTCTTGACTTTTGTACATAAGCTATCATTTCTACAATATCATTTAGTTCGTTGGCACTATAACCATAACCTCCAGATATAAATTCAAGTTTCCACCCTATTCTCTTCATTATTATGGCTTCAGCAAGTATACTTTCAATCTTTCTTCTTGCTTTTTTAGGATCCTTTATTCTATCCTTCTGAGTTGACATGTAGCAAAATTTACATGGGTCTGTTAAATTACAGTACCAACCTAAAAAAAGGGCCCTTTCAAGGGATATGTCATTTCCAAAATGCTTTTCAGTCAATTTAAAAGCCTTAATTGAGTTTTCCAATACTTCTATTGAATTCATAATTTCTACCCTCTATCACTATTATCAAAAGTCAAAATATTTAAAACCTTGTGGGACATAACAATCTAACAACTAAATGATTAATAGGTTTATTAAAATTTTTAAAATATATTTTAATAACCTAAAAATCCGGTTACATTGTATTTTCGAGCAAATCGAAGTTTCGACTTTATAACGGCATGTAATCTATATTTAATAACATATTGTAGTACCACTCATAGGATGACATGCTACTAAATATATTGCATATGCATAAACACCCGGTATATATTCTTATAAGAGGGGGCAGTATGAAAAACGTTAAATCAAAACTAAGTACCACGTTAAATATAAAATATGATGGTAAGATCATAACCCAAAATCAAATGAAAATATTAAAACTAATCTCAGAAAAAAAATCACAAAATAAAGTTGCCAATATTTTAAATATACCTCCCTCCACGGTAAACATCCAATTAAAGAGGCTTGAAAAAAAATTAGGTTTTAAATTAACTTACTCCTCCCCCTCAGGCACAATATTAACTGATGAAGCCCTTGAACTGCTGGAATACTATGAATCGATGAATAAAAGAATATCAGAAAACCCATTTATCGCCTGTGGATTTATAAGCGGTGAAATAGGTAAAATACTGTTTGATGATATAGTGGTATCTTCTTTTGGAAATGTCTTAAAACTTTACAATATGGGATTAACAAACATTGTAGGTATAGATGACCCATACTGGAGTTTTAGAATGGGAGAACCTGTTCCAGTAGCTTATGATCATTTTGTGATGGTGTATAAAGAAGATTTCGATTTTAAAAATCTCATAGGCATAAGTCATTCTGCACAAAGAATTGTATGGAAAACCCTAAAAAATATGAAAATTGATTTTAGTGTGACAAAAGTTGTTAAAAACCCATATTACGCTATTGATCTAGTTGAAAATGGATACAGCCTATTTTTAAATAAAGGGCTTCTAAGATACGTTAAAAAGGATTATATAGTTGAAAAGCCCGACTTCTACGAAAAAACCCGGCACACCATAAACTTCATTTTAAATATGGAAGACTATGAAGATGATTTTGAAAAATTAGTTTTAAAAAAGAGAAAGGAAATAAGTTCTGCAGGTTTTGAACCCATCTAAGTTATGAATTGATATTATTGAGGTATGTTACCACCTGGGACCATTACTGTTAGTTTTACTTGTTTTACCCCTTTCTGAGATGTTAACTTATCAGTTAATTCTTTAATTACCTTGGCATCGCCTTTAACCAGTATAACTTCCATGCAGTGATCATGATCCAAATGCATATGTAGTGTTGCTATTATTAAATCCTGATAATCATGCTGTATACTTGTTAACTTTTCCATGACGTCGGATGCGTGATGGTCGTATATTATTGTTATTGTTCCAGCCCTTTCCCCTTCTAAACTATGTATCCACTTATGTTTTATTATATAATCCCTTATGGAGTCACGAATAGCTTCGCTTCTACTTGCATACCCCCTATCTGCAATTATCTCATCGAATTCTCCAAGTAATTTAGTTGGCAATGAGATACTTATCCTATCCATATCTACCATAGTATCAGCCTCCGAAGAGCATTTTAAATCTAGACACATAATACATTTATATGTATATGAAAAGTATTGATTTTTATAAAATGATAATATTTAATAATATTATAATGATGATATTTAAATATTATGTAATAAATGGTGAAAAATATGAGCGTCATAATAGGATACTATGGAAAAAATGGAGCGGTAATTGCAGGAGATAGAAGGAATATTTTATTTAGAGGCGATCCTAAAAAAAGAGAAGAGCTCGAAAAGAAACTATACAGTGGAGAATTGAAAAGTGACGAAGAACTTATCAGAGCTGCCAAAGATCTTGGAATTAATATCCATATAGATGATGAAAAAATCAAAGTAAGAAAAATAGAGGATGTCTTAGTTGGGGAGGTCAGTTCCATAGGAGCAGAATCCAAGAGAAGAAGAATGTATATAACAAAGGGAAAATGTGCAATTATAGATATATTAAATGATACAATTACTAACAAATCCATAAGAGAAGGAAGTAGTATAGTAGTATTTGGGAATAAATATATAAAGAACCTTGTCCAGCAGGAATTAGTAAAATATAAGAATAAAATCCTAAAAATGAGTATTTTAGAGATAAAAAATCTATTTGAAGAGATATTGAAAAACTGTAATAACCCTACTGTAAGTAAAAAGTATGATGTATTTTACACGGTGAATTGTAGTAAAAACTTCGAAGAGACCATTGAAAATGATATAAAAGATTTATTTAACTACAGAAACGAATTAAATAAAAAAATGTTTGAATTTGGAAAAATAATGACTATAGTGAATAAAATAGCAAATGAAGGAGAAATTGGGACAATAAAAAACGGAAAATTGGTTTTAAATGACGATCATATTGCCATAGATAAAGTATGCCCTAATCCAAAACTATTTACTGAAATAGAGGTTGAAGGGAATTTTGAAGATGGAGATATAGTTGTTATTGAAAATGGAAATATGAAGATAAAGGGAAAAAACGAAAACATTACTACAAAGTATATAGTATGTAAAAAATAATTAATTAATTATTATTTTCTTTCCCAATAATTCATCTATATCAACATTTCCAGACTTTATTTCCAACATGGCGTTTGAATATACTCTTGATCTGTAAGTTTTCCAAGGTTTCATATTTTTTACAGTATCTACAACTTCATCGTCCATCAAAAAAATAATATCCAAAGGATATTTTACAAAGTATGTATGAATATGAATCTTTCTTTTTTTGTAAAGAAACAGTAAACCCTCATCATCTTTTATATTCCTAAACATCAATCCAAAGGCCCGTTTTACAAAGTTATCGGCTAATTCTATATTATATACTTTATTACCTATTTTTATCGTTGGCATTTAAAATCCCCTTTTTGTAAGGTACAGGTATGTACTGTACAGAAGGCCTCTGATTCACAGGTTGTTTGTAGAGGTCGAATAAATCATAAACCTTTTGAGGTACGTCGGTATTTATCTTAATTCCCATTTCCTTTAATTTTTTAACGGTTAGTGGATAGTCATGAGTCCATTTTCCACTTGAAAGTATTTTAGCCAGTTCCCATGCCTTTTCATCATCATCCAGTTTATCCTTCAAGAGCTCATAGACAAACTCGGTAACTTGATTTATGGCCTTTTTAGATATATCTGCTAAAATCAAAGTTTCATCATCCAGCTCATCTACATATTTTGTATTTACAGTATTTAAAATGGAAGCTGCAGGATATTGACCTATTTGTGGATCCACAGGACCCATTACCGCATTTTTATCCATTATTATTTCATCTGCAGCAAGTGCAATTAAGCTACCCCCACTCATTGCATAATGAGGTATTATTGCAGTGGTTTTTGCCTTATGTTCCTTTAAAGCCATTGCTATTTGTTCGCTGGCTAAAACTAATCCCCCCGGTGTGTGGAGTATTATATCAATAGGCATATCTTCAGGAGTCAGCCTAATGGCCCTTAAAATCTCTTCACTATCTTCAATATTTATGAAACGATACAGTGGTATGCCAAATAGGGCCAACTGTTCCTGCCTATGTATTAATGCAATCACTCTTGTTTTTCTTTCACTCTCTAAATTCTTTATAAATTTGTATCTTTGTAATAATTTCCACCTAAACATTATCTGCGGATAGACAAACAGGAATAAGAAGAATATCCAAAAAAGACCTGATGGATCCATAGTTACACCCTACTCTTATTAAATTAAACATTATGAAAATACAATAATAGTTATCATTATTTTACACTATATATGCTTTTTATATACTTTAACATGTGTACCGAAAAACCGATAGTGAAGCTACCCCAAACATACAATCAATATTTATTTTCCAGTTTTAGGATGGCTTTAGTTTTTACGACGCAACCTACCAATATTTAAATATCGGTGTAATATATATTAGTATCGTACAATCCTCTGAGGTGTACTCATGAATAACATCAACATAAATTCAATTAAAATCAAACCTGCACTCTCAAAATCGATAATGTTATCTGACGAAGCCATGGCTTTAAAATACATTATTTTAGAGCCGATAGGATTCCCGATTAGGATAAATGGCGAGAATGTAAAGGTTAGAGTCGAAGACCCTAAATTATTCAATGTATATGCGAGAGACCAGTGGGTTGGAGAGATTGTTAAAGAAGGAGATTACCTATTTGATAATACAATTATCCCAGATTATGCTTTCAAAGTAGTTTCAACATATCCGAAAGAAGGCGGCATAATAACAAAAGAAACACTATTCAAGTTAGAAACTAAGGATGCATGCAGTGAAGGCGATTTCAAAAAAGCGAGATTCAGTGAAGTCATAGGTCAGGAAGAGGCAAAGAAGAAGTGTAAAATTATTATAAAATATCTACAGGACCCTGAGCTCTTTGGAGAATGGGCGCCAAAAAATGTGCTATTCCACGGAGCTCCAGGAACCGGAAAGACATTGTTAGCCAGAGCTCTAGCAACTGAAACTAATGTTCCACTATATCTTATAAAAGCCACTGAGCTCATAGGGGAACATGTTGGAGACGGTTCAAAGCAAATCCAAAACCTCTATATGAAGGCTTCAGAAAATAGCCCCTGTATCATATTTATTGACGAGTTAGATGCTATTGCATTAAGCAGGCAATACCAGTCACTAAGAGGAGATGTTTCTGAAGTTGTAAACGCTTTATTAACTGAATTGGATGGAATAAAAGACAATAAAGGAGTAGTTACAATTGCAGCTACAAACAACCCAGACATGCTCGATAGTGCAATAAGAAACAGGTTTGAAGAAGAGATTGAATTCAAACTACCGAATGATGCTGAGAGACTAAAAATAATGGAATTATATGCAAAAAAAATGCCAATACCAATTAAGGCTAACTTAAAGAAGTACGTTGAAAAAACTAAAAACATGAGTGGAAGAGAGATTAAAGAGAAATTTTTAAAACCTGCTCTCCATAAAGCCATATTGGACGACAAAGAGTTCATTGGGGAAAAAGAGCTAGATGAAGTTTTAAAAAGTATTGGTAAGAAGAGTACTCCTTCAGACCTATATTGCTGATTTAAAAAACATTTATTTTTATTTTTTGGATGAATTTATTTAAAGAAATCATCAATTTTAACTTGTTTTCTTTTATCATTTTTAAATAAACTGTCGATACCGTCTTTAATTAAGTCCAATCTCTGTTTTATATAATTGCTCGCATTGTACCTTTCTGCCATAGTTTGAGAAACTTCCATATATTTTTCTACAGCTCCTTTTGAAACCGTTAGTATTAACTTACTTCCGCACTTCTTACAAACTCCTTTTAATGGTATTCTCCTGTACTTTGCCCCGCATTTACATCTGACACTCTGTCTTGAAAATGCCCTTAGATTACCGATTAGATCTGGGACAAAGTGGGATTGAATAACCTTTTCTGCAACGTCTCTTTCATTTGTAGCCCTTATTTTTTTTGCTACATTCAACTGGGCACTGGTTTTTTCAAGCATGGATCCTAAAGTCTTATATGCACAAACTAATGGTCCCTCATCTATTCTCGAAGTTTCGTGAGTATAGCCGATACCTTCATATTGGGAAGGCTTACCCAATCTGTCCTCTATAGTTTGAATTAATTCCTTTACCTCTTTTGGAGAAACCATTTCAATGGTCTTTTCATAAAACTCAAGTGGGTACTCCCACACCGAATCCATGTTGTGAACTTCACCATCGACTTCCTTTGGATCAAGTATTGTTGTTAATACCAGTGGAGCATCCATCTGTCCCCCTCTTTTATCTGGGAGGAATTTTTTAGAGAAGTTCAGAAATGCGTCTAACAGTAGAAAGAAGGCGTCCTCATCGCCGTCGCAATTTCTCCTCTTAGATGCGTGGAAATAAGGATGTGCATAACCTACATTGGCTTTACTATAACCCACTATTCTTCCAACCATTCCTGCCGAGGTGTGAGGTGCCATACCTATAACTAAATGCCCTATCAAGTCTTCCTCATTGGTTACGTTGTAGAATCTCTCTCTTCCATAGTATTTTTCAAGTAGATCATCTATGAACTTAGCTACATTTACGAAGTATTTGGCACACTTCTCAGGGATTATCACATCCTGAGGTTTTAACTCTAAAACTTGCTCCCCATCTTCAAGAGGAGCTCCATGAATATCCTTAGTATATCCTAACCCTATTAATTTATCAATACTTGCATTAATTTCATTAGGTCTAAAATGTGTAACTGGGACATCGGTGCAGTCAAATCTTGTTGTACCATCCTTAAACACATATATATTATTCATTGCCCTTAATATCGCCTTTTCTAATGGTTCAACTACTTTTTCTTTTGAGGTCATACCTTTGATACATTTAACATCCCCAGGTTTGTTTATACCCAAGTTTTCTAAGGTTTTATACCAGTAGTCTTTCAAAGGTATGGTTATACGTGATGGCCCAGTTAAATTCACAGGAGCTCCACAGAATGGACATTTTCTATAAAGGCTTATTCTTTCACAGCGTGGACATTTACCATAGGAAACTTCCACATCGTCAGTTTTTCCTTCTTCAACAGCTTTATTTATCAATCTAACTTGACTTCCAGCGTTGCCTATTGGAAATAAACCATTAACTGGTGGTTTCATTTTTCTTTCTGCTGCCTTTTCAGGTCTTCCCATACGAGCTCCAACATAAACGTAGGTGTTTCTTTTTATCTCAAAAGGTGCCAACAAATTTATAAAATGCATGCTGTTCTTTGCTCTTGAATGGGCCTCGCCTATATCTTCAACTAAATCTATATTATTTTCAACGTCATAGCCAAGTGAGTAAAGAAGCGTATAGTATTCCTCGACTTCAACGGTCTTGGTTTCTCCATTAACTTTATGACAACAACCAATTAATTCTAAAATCCTTTTAGCATTTTTATGAGCTTCATTTTTAACATCGTAAGGAATTATCCAAGTATTACTCCTTTCATCGTAGTTTCCACTTAATACCCAATCCCTAAGTTGAAGTACATCATCCTTTGAAACATCGTGCCAACGATACGTATATTTTGGATGCAAAGGTGTTTTTGTTTTTAAGGCATAATTTACGGCGTCTTTTGGGGTTGGGTTGTTTATAAACTCTTTTTCATAAGGTATGTTTTTTGAAATTAGAATTTTTTCATACCATTCTTCACACCAACTACTTGGAAGTAATGGGTGGTTGTTCTCCAAAAAATCTCCAAAGTTAACTAATATATCCCCTAAAAACAATATTTCCTCTACTAAATTTCTATACTCCAGGGCTTTCTCAATGGTATCTATTTTAATTACACTTCCATTTTTTAATTTAACTATGGGGGGCTCTATACTATCTACTGGAACTACACAAGTTGCTTTTCCAGGTCTTTCAGTTTTTAACTGAGTTCCCACAGCCATGAAATCATCTACAAGATACATGAGCGCAGGGTGAAATCCATCCGTTGCAAATCCTGTGTTTCTACTTCTTCCATACCTTAATCTAAATCCTCCCTTTTTTGAAGGATGTGCGAAAACAGGCCTTCCCGCAATAACCTCCCCTATAAATTTGGTTATTGCCTCAATTTCAATATCATCGTAATCCGATGAACCATCATCTTCATATACATATTCCTCCTCATTTTCTTCCTCTTCTTTTTTTTCAAAATCAACTTCTTCTTTTTTATTTTTTAATTCCTTTAACCAGTCCCATCCTTCTATTCCTAACTTATCAACATGTCTTAAGATTTTTGGAGCCTTTAAAAGTACCCCTTCTACTAATGCAAGTAGAGCTCCACCCCTTATTTGGTTGGTTTCTACCCTATCCAAATCTCTGTGACCACTAACTTCAACGTCATCAGTGGCTTCTCCAGTAATTTCAACTGAGATATTTTTAACTGCAGCCCTTATTTCCTCAGCTTTTGGGGAATACTGGAAGCTCCCAACCTCTGATTGATAGAGATCGACTTCTTCAACATATCTTTCTATCTCATCCTCAGTGGGAATGTACCTATTCAAACCCATGTTTTTTCTAACATAGTCCCCTACCAAAACCGCCAAAGCCTGAGCTGTACCTCCTGCACTTCTAATAGGGCCTGCAAAATATATTGCCAAGTATTCACTACCATCTTTATTTTTCTTTATTTTAACATGGGCTATACCTTCAAGTGGAGCTGCTACAATTCCCTCAGTAATAACTGCTAGTGCTGTTCTTATGGCTTGTTCAGCTGCCATCTCCCTATCAAAATTTCCAAATCTTCCTTCAACAATTTCTTTGGCAATTTCTAATGCTGCAGGCTCCTTACCAAGTTCTGAAACTAACTCTCTAATTCTCTCTGCTACGCCGTCAGGCCCCACAATACCCTCTACCCTATCAGCCATATCTTTTGCCAAAGGTATTTCCACACTTTCAGCTACATCAAAACCTTTGTTTCTACACTCCTCGGCAATTTTGTAAATTTTTTTGACATCTGTTAAAATGTGATTAAAATATTCTTCCATATCTTTTGAACACGCAACGTGAAACATGATTTCACCTAAGATGATAATAA
Coding sequences within it:
- a CDS encoding PUA domain-containing protein is translated as MKHRRLKKAEIQLIKDELKKYLKNAEDFQYGNLWALGGKQINVIYAGRDVLKSLKNFKDIYNAGVIFGEIVTKNGKNKFLLSLEGMSIISKDIVKNYAVVNKKGENLFLYGRDIFKSSILELKGHGKVVVFNKNMEFLGIGNYDGKMIKNVIDKGWYLREGG
- a CDS encoding radical SAM protein translates to MNSIEVLENSIKAFKLTEKHFGNDISLERALFLGWYCNLTDPCKFCYMSTQKDRIKDPKKARRKIESILAEAIIMKRIGWKLEFISGGYGYSANELNDIVEMIAYVQKSRQYLNVGIVDFENLNLDVIEGVVGAVETVNEELHNYLCPQKPLDKTKEMLLKAKDAGLKTGITIILGLGEKEEDIGELLNLIEELELDRITFYSLNPQKNTIFQGKTSITTLEYMNWVSSVRINFPKMKIVTGTWVDKLTNIGPLVMSGSNTITKFPLFSMFGKKEGITVEKEILSTGRDLLGTFSDVEVLQGKKELKNTPYVDEEIKISDKNMEVIESLRKNIDERINSYVGKTLSRINREE
- a CDS encoding LysR family transcriptional regulator, with amino-acid sequence MKNVKSKLSTTLNIKYDGKIITQNQMKILKLISEKKSQNKVANILNIPPSTVNIQLKRLEKKLGFKLTYSSPSGTILTDEALELLEYYESMNKRISENPFIACGFISGEIGKILFDDIVVSSFGNVLKLYNMGLTNIVGIDDPYWSFRMGEPVPVAYDHFVMVYKEDFDFKNLIGISHSAQRIVWKTLKNMKIDFSVTKVVKNPYYAIDLVENGYSLFLNKGLLRYVKKDYIVEKPDFYEKTRHTINFILNMEDYEDDFEKLVLKKRKEISSAGFEPI
- the nikR gene encoding nickel-responsive transcriptional regulator NikR, which encodes MVDMDRISISLPTKLLGEFDEIIADRGYASRSEAIRDSIRDYIIKHKWIHSLEGERAGTITIIYDHHASDVMEKLTSIQHDYQDLIIATLHMHLDHDHCMEVILVKGDAKVIKELTDKLTSQKGVKQVKLTVMVPGGNIPQ
- a CDS encoding DUF2121 family protein; the encoded protein is MSVIIGYYGKNGAVIAGDRRNILFRGDPKKREELEKKLYSGELKSDEELIRAAKDLGINIHIDDEKIKVRKIEDVLVGEVSSIGAESKRRRMYITKGKCAIIDILNDTITNKSIREGSSIVVFGNKYIKNLVQQELVKYKNKILKMSILEIKNLFEEILKNCNNPTVSKKYDVFYTVNCSKNFEETIENDIKDLFNYRNELNKKMFEFGKIMTIVNKIANEGEIGTIKNGKLVLNDDHIAIDKVCPNPKLFTEIEVEGNFEDGDIVVIENGNMKIKGKNENITTKYIVCKK
- a CDS encoding DUF192 domain-containing protein gives rise to the protein MPTIKIGNKVYNIELADNFVKRAFGLMFRNIKDDEGLLFLYKKRKIHIHTYFVKYPLDIIFLMDDEVVDTVKNMKPWKTYRSRVYSNAMLEIKSGNVDIDELLGKKIIIN
- a CDS encoding SDH family Clp fold serine proteinase encodes the protein MDPSGLFWIFFLFLFVYPQIMFRWKLLQRYKFIKNLESERKTRVIALIHRQEQLALFGIPLYRFINIEDSEEILRAIRLTPEDMPIDIILHTPGGLVLASEQIAMALKEHKAKTTAIIPHYAMSGGSLIALAADEIIMDKNAVMGPVDPQIGQYPAASILNTVNTKYVDELDDETLILADISKKAINQVTEFVYELLKDKLDDDEKAWELAKILSSGKWTHDYPLTVKKLKEMGIKINTDVPQKVYDLFDLYKQPVNQRPSVQYIPVPYKKGILNANDKNR
- a CDS encoding AAA family ATPase; protein product: MNNININSIKIKPALSKSIMLSDEAMALKYIILEPIGFPIRINGENVKVRVEDPKLFNVYARDQWVGEIVKEGDYLFDNTIIPDYAFKVVSTYPKEGGIITKETLFKLETKDACSEGDFKKARFSEVIGQEEAKKKCKIIIKYLQDPELFGEWAPKNVLFHGAPGTGKTLLARALATETNVPLYLIKATELIGEHVGDGSKQIQNLYMKASENSPCIIFIDELDAIALSRQYQSLRGDVSEVVNALLTELDGIKDNKGVVTIAATNNPDMLDSAIRNRFEEEIEFKLPNDAERLKIMELYAKKMPIPIKANLKKYVEKTKNMSGREIKEKFLKPALHKAILDDKEFIGEKELDEVLKSIGKKSTPSDLYC
- a CDS encoding DNA-directed DNA polymerase II large subunit; this translates as MFHVACSKDMEEYFNHILTDVKKIYKIAEECRNKGFDVAESVEIPLAKDMADRVEGIVGPDGVAERIRELVSELGKEPAALEIAKEIVEGRFGNFDREMAAEQAIRTALAVITEGIVAAPLEGIAHVKIKKNKDGSEYLAIYFAGPIRSAGGTAQALAVLVGDYVRKNMGLNRYIPTEDEIERYVEEVDLYQSEVGSFQYSPKAEEIRAAVKNISVEITGEATDDVEVSGHRDLDRVETNQIRGGALLALVEGVLLKAPKILRHVDKLGIEGWDWLKELKNKKEEVDFEKKEEEENEEEYVYEDDGSSDYDDIEIEAITKFIGEVIAGRPVFAHPSKKGGFRLRYGRSRNTGFATDGFHPALMYLVDDFMAVGTQLKTERPGKATCVVPVDSIEPPIVKLKNGSVIKIDTIEKALEYRNLVEEILFLGDILVNFGDFLENNHPLLPSSWCEEWYEKILISKNIPYEKEFINNPTPKDAVNYALKTKTPLHPKYTYRWHDVSKDDVLQLRDWVLSGNYDERSNTWIIPYDVKNEAHKNAKRILELIGCCHKVNGETKTVEVEEYYTLLYSLGYDVENNIDLVEDIGEAHSRAKNSMHFINLLAPFEIKRNTYVYVGARMGRPEKAAERKMKPPVNGLFPIGNAGSQVRLINKAVEEGKTDDVEVSYGKCPRCERISLYRKCPFCGAPVNLTGPSRITIPLKDYWYKTLENLGINKPGDVKCIKGMTSKEKVVEPLEKAILRAMNNIYVFKDGTTRFDCTDVPVTHFRPNEINASIDKLIGLGYTKDIHGAPLEDGEQVLELKPQDVIIPEKCAKYFVNVAKFIDDLLEKYYGRERFYNVTNEEDLIGHLVIGMAPHTSAGMVGRIVGYSKANVGYAHPYFHASKRRNCDGDEDAFFLLLDAFLNFSKKFLPDKRGGQMDAPLVLTTILDPKEVDGEVHNMDSVWEYPLEFYEKTIEMVSPKEVKELIQTIEDRLGKPSQYEGIGYTHETSRIDEGPLVCAYKTLGSMLEKTSAQLNVAKKIRATNERDVAEKVIQSHFVPDLIGNLRAFSRQSVRCKCGAKYRRIPLKGVCKKCGSKLILTVSKGAVEKYMEVSQTMAERYNASNYIKQRLDLIKDGIDSLFKNDKRKQVKIDDFFK